One Thermorudis peleae genomic window, GCCTGGGCACGCTGCGCCTGCTCACGCCAGGACTGGAGACACGCTGCCCACTCGCGAGTAAAGCGGTCGAGTGCTGAGGCTGTTGGAACGGCGGATGATTCGAGAGAAGCTGCAGGAGGAAACTGATCGCGGAGCCAGCGACGGTGCTGATTGAGCGCACGGGCGACACGGATCCAGGCAAGCGCCCAGCCGATAAGTAAACCGACCAGGACGCCAAGCGCCAGCCCAAGCATCAGCCGCGCGGTCGTCGTTGGGATGAGGAGGATCGGCAGAAACACGGTCAATACCCAGCTAGGAACGCGCAGGAGTTGCGGATGCGAAATCGGCATTCACGCGATACCCGACACCACGCACAGTTTCAATGAGCTGAGGGTGGCGTGGATCGGCTTCGAGCTTTTCTCGCAAACCGTGGATGTGGACGGCAAGTGTTCGTGTATCACCATAGCCGTGATAGCCCCAGACCGCTCGGAGAAGCTGCTCAGCCGAACAGACTCGTCCGCGGTGACGCACCAGATACGCGAGCAAGTCAAATTCACGCGGCTTGAGGGCAACTTCCTGGCCATCACGCCAAACTCGCCGTGCGGCGACGTCGATGACCAGTGGGCCGAAGACAATGCGTTCAGCTTCCCCCTCAGTTGGACGCAGTTCAGCCGCGAGCATCTCGCGACGCCGGAGCAGGGCCTTGACACGGGCAACGAGTTCGCGCATTGAAAACGGCTTGGTCACGTAATCGTCAGCGCCGAGTTCAAGGCCGAGCACACGGTCAACTTCGTCATCACGCGCAGTGAGCATGAGGATCGGCACCGTGCTTGAGCGGCGCAGCACACGACAGACCTCGAAACCGTCAAGGCCAGGGAGCATGACATCGAGGATCACGAGATCAGGAGCATTCGTCTGCACACGACGGAGCGCTTCGGTGCCATCAGCCACGACGTCGACCTGGTAGCCGGCCCGCTCGAGCGTGTATCGTAACGTTTGGCGGAGCGTCTCATCATCTTCGACGAGCAACACCGTTGGCATCGGCGCAACTCCGCGTCATCTACCCTCTTCCACTGTATCATGTCCCGACGGTAGTGCTGTAGGGACAGCGCTGCACAGGGCAAACGCAAGGGAAGCGGGCGTGGGGAACGAGCGAGCATACTGGCTAGCATTCCATCTCGTTTACGGGATCAGTCTCAGGTGGATCGAGCGACTCCGAACGCACTTTGGTGACCTTGCTCTGGCCTGGGAGGCGGACCAGGCGCAGCTGCAACAGCTTGGCCTTCGCACTTCCATTCTCGAGCGGTTCAGGACGCTGCGACAGCGGCTCGATCCACACCAGTATCTTGCGACGGTTGAGGCCCAGGGCATCCGCGTCCTCTGCTATCCAGACGAGGCATACCCGCCACGTTTGCGGGAAATCCCTAGCCCGCCCCTTGCACTCTTCATGCGCGGCGAACTCACGCCAGCTGATGACCGCGCGGTTGCTCTTGTTGGCACGCGGCAAGCAACGTCCTATGGCCAATTGGTCACCCAACAACTGGCGAGCGAGTTGTGCCAGCACGGCATCACGATCGTCAGCGGGCTAGCGTATGGCATTGATCGCGTCGCCCACGAAGCGGCACTCGATGCGGGAGGACGAAGCATTGCGGTGTTCGGCACCGGGGTCGATGTGGTGTACCCCCGGGCTCACCAGCGCCTGGCCGAGCGATTGATCAAGCAGGGGGCCATTCTTTCCGAGTTTCCGCCGGGAACACGGCCGATCGCAGAAAACTTTCCGATTCGCAACCGGATTATCAGCGGGCTCTCACTCGGCGTTATTGTGGTCGAGGCGCCGATGCGCAGCGGTGCACTGATCACTGCTCGCTTTGCGGCTGAGCAAGGCCGGTCAGTCTATGCCGTTCCTGGGCCGATCACATCACCGGTCAGTCAGGGAACGCTGGCGTTACTGAAAGACGGGGCAACGCCGATCGGCAGTGCCCGTGATATTCTTGACGATTTGCAGTTGGAGGTCCGGCAACTTGCGCTGCCGACGCCACCAGCACCGTCACCTGCATCGCCGCACGAAGCACAGATTCTTGCTCTGCTGGCGCACGGGCCGTACCATATCGATGATCTCGCAGCCGAGCTTGGGTTGGGTATCAGCCAGATGAATGTCCTGCTGCTGGAGATGCAGCTCCGAGGGCAGGTTCGGCATCTTGGCTCCCAGCTTTATGCGCGTGCGTAAGCGGGGCAGCGCACGTGCGCCGGAGGGAAAGAGAGGGGTAGTATGCGATTGTGGACGCTGATCCCAGCTGGCGGGAGCGGCACGCGGCTCTGGCCAGCAAGCCGGAAAAACTGGCCAAAATTTCTCCTGCCGCTGCCCGGGCCATCTTCAATGCTCCAATCGACCTGGCAGCGTCTCGCCCCATTGACCACGCCCGAGCAGACCTTTGTGATTACTGGCAAGGCGCACGTTCAAGCCGTCCGCGAGCAACTGCCGATGCTGCCTCCTGATCACGTCATCACCGAGCCAGAACCACGCGGAACAGGCCCGGCGATCGGCCTCGGCGCCTTTCTGATCGCGCGCCACGATCCGACGGCGATTATGGGCTCGTTCGCGGCCGACCATTACGTCGCCGATCCAGCAGCGTTTGCCAAAGCGGTACGCGCGGCAATAGCCGCAGCAGAGCAAGGCTATCTAACGACGATTGGCATTCCTCCACGCTACCCGGAAACCGGGTACGGCTATATCCACCTTGGCGAGCCGCTCTTTGAGCAGAACGGGTTGCGTGTCTTCCGCGGCCGGGGTTTTAAGGAGAAGCCAGACCTTGCGACGGCCCGCGCCTTTGTTGCGTCAGGCGAGTACGTATGGAATGCCAGCATGTTTCTCTGGCGCGTCGATATATTCCTTGAGCACCTGCGCGCACTGTTGCCGGAGGTTGCCGAAACACTCGCCCAGATCACTGCCGTATGGGACACGCCAGAGCGCGAGGCAGTGCTCGCTGAACTCTGGCCGAGGCTCCCTGATGTCACGATTGATACGGGTATTATGGAGCGTGCTGAGGCAATCGCGGTCGTGCCAGCCGAGTTCGGCTGGGCGGATATTGGCGACTGGCACGGGCTGGCGCAGTTGCTTGCTGAGCACGATGGTGCCAACATCACCGTCAACTGCGAGCATGTGGGGGTCGACACGCATGCTACGCTCATGTATGGACGGAAACGACTCGTGGTTACACTCGGCATCGAGAACCTGATCATCGTCGACACTGACGATGTCTTGCTCGTCTGCGATCGCTCACGTGCGCAAGAGGTGCGAGCGATCGTCCAGGAGCTGAAGCGTCAAGGTCGTACTGATATCCTTTAAATCCACGATGA contains:
- a CDS encoding response regulator transcription factor, which gives rise to MPTVLLVEDDETLRQTLRYTLERAGYQVDVVADGTEALRRVQTNAPDLVILDVMLPGLDGFEVCRVLRRSSTVPILMLTARDDEVDRVLGLELGADDYVTKPFSMRELVARVKALLRRREMLAAELRPTEGEAERIVFGPLVIDVAARRVWRDGQEVALKPREFDLLAYLVRHRGRVCSAEQLLRAVWGYHGYGDTRTLAVHIHGLREKLEADPRHPQLIETVRGVGYRVNADFASATPARS
- the dprA gene encoding DNA-processing protein DprA codes for the protein MGNERAYWLAFHLVYGISLRWIERLRTHFGDLALAWEADQAQLQQLGLRTSILERFRTLRQRLDPHQYLATVEAQGIRVLCYPDEAYPPRLREIPSPPLALFMRGELTPADDRAVALVGTRQATSYGQLVTQQLASELCQHGITIVSGLAYGIDRVAHEAALDAGGRSIAVFGTGVDVVYPRAHQRLAERLIKQGAILSEFPPGTRPIAENFPIRNRIISGLSLGVIVVEAPMRSGALITARFAAEQGRSVYAVPGPITSPVSQGTLALLKDGATPIGSARDILDDLQLEVRQLALPTPPAPSPASPHEAQILALLAHGPYHIDDLAAELGLGISQMNVLLLEMQLRGQVRHLGSQLYARA
- a CDS encoding mannose-1-phosphate guanylyltransferase, translated to MRLWTLIPAGGSGTRLWPASRKNWPKFLLPLPGPSSMLQSTWQRLAPLTTPEQTFVITGKAHVQAVREQLPMLPPDHVITEPEPRGTGPAIGLGAFLIARHDPTAIMGSFAADHYVADPAAFAKAVRAAIAAAEQGYLTTIGIPPRYPETGYGYIHLGEPLFEQNGLRVFRGRGFKEKPDLATARAFVASGEYVWNASMFLWRVDIFLEHLRALLPEVAETLAQITAVWDTPEREAVLAELWPRLPDVTIDTGIMERAEAIAVVPAEFGWADIGDWHGLAQLLAEHDGANITVNCEHVGVDTHATLMYGRKRLVVTLGIENLIIVDTDDVLLVCDRSRAQEVRAIVQELKRQGRTDIL